In Marasmius oreades isolate 03SP1 chromosome 3, whole genome shotgun sequence, a single window of DNA contains:
- a CDS encoding uncharacterized protein (CAZy:GT90) — MMPWLMMTNGTRPRPLTSPESSTTTTRHRRTSTKDLENEEKSSSSKSMQATRRRWLSLSSSPRTAYSYIFFILLFILLIKTGIYVCNTDVSSIQLMLPKTSIVSSIFREHQEPESEEHPIPNLMDDAERRFKEKVDRQSKTLKEAVAEYQRRYQRLPPKGFDDWWEFAKENNVVMVDEYDGLMRDLEPFYQFSGEEIRRRTAQVGTLPSINIVRVRRGKARIVNLSQDFKDSELSARAQGFKNMLKKFVHKLPNVDFPINTKAEGRVVIPWEHQKYPELAPKDSDRGIQHILGGPFIADWRGDGNVWEEWRRTCEPCSIARRLFSSIRDVFAEPPQTHFSSSSHRPPDFVFANATSFSTLDFCQNPHAHYTQGHFFSDWRTIGALYPVFSPAKAKGFMDIKIPSHYYWGSTKGYTYGWDPVKGKLSEVDVHEVPWEDKIDKMFWRGATTGGGSTPPGFAAQYQRHRLVRMASKDKDSNEMKTIVYANASSDSREKYVSRGVPIGDLNSEIMDVAFVKATNLATYPGGWKALRKSHRFGDSVPLGRHWSYRYLLDVDGMGYSGRFMAFLASDSVPVKNTVYEEFFSDWIEPWVHFIPLSTSYKEIYNIYAYYSGLPPSLRNSTTSLQSTDAGNRLKRIATSGKRWKKTIGRPEDMEAYVYRLALEYARLFTNDREAMTYDIKE, encoded by the exons ATGATGCCATGGTTGATGATGACAAACGGAACACGGCCTAGGCCTCTTACTTCTCCAGAatcttccaccaccaccacacgGCATCGACGGACGAGCACAAAGGACCTCGAGAACGAGGAaaagtcgtcgtcgtcgaagAGCATGCAAGCAACACGTAGACGCTGGTTATCATTATCATCATCACCTCGAACCGCATACTCAtacatcttcttcatcctcctcttcatcctaCTTATTAAAACCGGCATCTATGTCTGCAATACCGACGTGTCGTCAATACAGTTGATGTTACCGAAGACTTCCATTGTGTCGTCGATATTTAGAGAACACCAAGAACCAGAATCAGAGGAACATCCGATACCCAACTTGATGGACGATGCGGAGAGACGGTTCAAGGAGAAGGTAGACAGGCAGAGTAAAACATTGAAGGAAGCTGTGGCAGAGTATCAGAGGAGGTACCAGAGGCTTCCACCGAAAGGATTTGATGACTGGTGGGAGTTTGCGAAGGAGAACAACGTTGTCATGGTCGACGAGTATGATGGACTCATGCGCGATTTGGAGCCTTTTTACCAATTCTCTGGGGAGGAAATACGGAGGAGAACTGCTCAG GTCGGTACGCTACCATCTATCAACATCGTTCGCGTACGAAGAGGAAAAGCCAGGATAGTTAATCTCAGTCAAGACTTCAAAGACTCGGAACTGAGTGCTAGGGCCCAAGGGTTCAAGAACATGCTGAAGAAATTCGTACACAAG CTCCCAAACGTCGACTTTCCTATCAACACGAAAGCAGAAGGCCGTGTCGTGATTCCCTGGGAACACCAAAAATACCCAGAATTAGCCCCCAAAGACTCCGACAGAGGAATCCAACACATACTTGGCGGCCCTTTCATCGCTGATTGGAGAGGCGACGGAAACGTCTGGGAAGAATGGAGACGCACATGCGAGCCTTGCTCCATCGCTCGAAGACTCTTTTCTTCCATCCGAGACGTCTTCGCTGAACCACCTCAAACccatttctcttcctcttcccacCGTCCTCCAGATTTCGTTTTTGCAAACGCAACATCCTTTTCTACCCTCGACTTTTGTCAGAACCCTCATGCTCATTACACACAAGGACACTTTTTTTCTGATTGGCGAACCATTGGGGCGCTGTACCCCGTGTTCAGTCCGGCCAAGGCGAAAGGGTTTATGGATATTAAGATTCCTAGTCATTACTACTGGGGCTCGACGAAGGGGTACACGTACGGTTGGGATCCCGTTAAGGGGAAACTGAGCGAAGTAGATGTGCACGAGGTTCCTTGGGAGGACAAAATCGACAAGATGTTCTGGAGAGGTGCTACGACGGGCGGTGGATCTACACCTCCTGGCTTCGCGGCTCAGTATCAGAGGCATCGTTTGGTCAGGATGGCATCGAAAGATAAGGATAGCAATGAGATGAAGACGATCGTCTATGCCAACGCATCTTCTGATTCGAGGGAGAAGTATGTTTCGAGAGGAGTACCGATTGGTGATTTGAATTCGGAAATCATGGACGTTGCGTTTGTCAAAGCGACTAATCTGGCAACGTACCCAGGAGGATGGAAAGCGTTGAGGAAGAGCCATCGGTTTGGGGACAGTGTACCTTTAGGACGACATTGGAGTTATCGATATTTGTTGGATGTGGATGGAATGGGATATAGTGGACGATTTATGGCGTTTTTGGCGAGTGATTCAGTACCGGTGAAGAATACGGTTTATGAAGAGTTCTTTTCGGATTGGATTGAGCCGTG GGTTCATTTCATCCCGTTATCGACGTCATATAAGGAGATATACAATATTTATGCGTACTATTCTGGGCTTCCTCCTTCACTACGAAATTCGACCACTTCCCTccaatctacggatgccggGAACAGGTTGAAGAGGATAGCAACGTCCGGAAAGCGGTGGAAAAAGACGATTGGAAGGCCAGAGGATATGGAGGCGTATGTGTATAGGTTGGCATTGGAATATGCACGACTGTTTACGAATGATAGGGAAGCAATGACTTACGATATAAAGGAGTAG